The genomic stretch tcggcaatgttccggtggacccccgataagctcctggactttacgacgatcttcttagtgagttctaacgaggttctttggcaagctcctagacttctcagttggttccggtagaacttccgatgaacgtttggacttccgtcgaactctcgaactcccaatgagatctcaatcttgactctggcataaaccctgctttatgtcttactactatcatagttattcctgtacacttttctcaatatataaattagatcaaacaatttataattgaattcatcatcaaaatccgagattcaacaagaaagagttttttgggagaattcgattagagagagactcgagtagaaactgtatgggcctgacagtaccatgcccgatatatagtctctagggtattagatggatgagggactatatatacaaagtaattgaggacagatagatcaaaatgattggattcccctatatcgtctagggacagcgacatagtggcctagtacgtccgcaatcgatgaattgagtgaattattatgaagataataattcactgagccaaaaggagttctaacaggtataactcacTACCAACtcaatattggacctagagggtcacacatatatggttagCATTACGGCGAGTAGatattcaaatatgagatatccgccggaccccctatcttattaaatatttagtaagctcctaaattattagatcatatggatgagattcaataggaaccaatgagagattattggatagagatccactaatctaagaggtttgggtagttggatggagatccaatacccaataaggcaggatccattaaggttaagttgatagggagtctctataaataggagagaaccaaacacTCATAAGCTAGAAGTTTTCTTGGTTGcctcctcctattcttctcttcccttctccctctcagatagtaggcttggagatttgaggagtgtcgttgtAGCCTTGttgtgtagatcaccactagagaggaggacgtttgacctccttcatcctctcctacagatctgcatAGATTCGAGGAtacacaatctccctaggtaacacaactatctcactcaTAGTTTTCAGTTTTACAAATTTTATGTACTAATTTTTACATGATGACGAACACATTTTTGAAAAATATGgggattttctgttcttccgctggacatgtgatgtcgcccctagatttccctacaaattGGCCACTTCAAGAGATACCCAGTAGCGTTGGGCTTTGATAGGATTTGTCACATTGGCTGATCCATcatcataattttataattagattAGAAGAATGGGCAGAGATTCCTAGCGAATAGAACCAAGGCATATGCAAGCTTTTTAAAGTTTGAGTACCGAGTCTTCGTGTCTTGTAAGACATGACTTGTATAATACATTGGCCTCTAGATTTTCTCCTACTCCTTGATTAAAATGGAGCTAACCACCATTGGTGTTACAAAGAGGTATCTGTACAGTTCTTCCCTAAGGGCGACACTAGACAATTGGGGTTGTGCTGCCAAGTGCTCCTTGAGTTGCTCGAATGCAGCGTAATATTGCTCAGTCCACTAGAAATTCTTTGGCCATTGTAACGTCTTGAAGAATGGTAAACATCAATAATCAGTTTTTAAGAGAAAGCGAATCAAAGCTGCAATCCATTTGGTCAATTGTTGGACCTCTTATATGGATGTCGAAGGCTTCATGTTAATGATAGCTTGTATTTTCTTCGAGTTGATGTCGATTCTAATTCAATGAATCATAAAACTTAAAAACTTTTTGAAACTGACCCTAAAGGCACACTTCATTGGGTTGAGTCGCATCTGAAACATCTTGAGTATGGCAAAAGTCTTAGTCAAGTCTATTAGATGAGTGTTAGATATTCGACTCTTGACCAACATGTTATCGAgatataaaaaaactttaatgttTCTTTCAATCTAGGTTTGAAATATCTTATTTACCATTCTTTGGTATGTTGCCTTAGTATTCTTAAGTCTAAAAGGCATAACCTTGTAGTAATACAAGCCTGTTCATCTTCAAGCCTTGGCCCAAGGTTGCATCGACCAACTAGTCGATCTAAAGCAAAGGATAACTATTATTTAGACAAACTTTATTATGATTGGTGTAGTCAATATATATGCACCATTtttcattaatattttttatatgaactaTATTAGCGAGTCACTTTGTGTAGTGGAACTTACGGATTAAATCAGCGTACAATAGTTTATTAACTTCCTCCTCAATAACAACTTGTCAATCTAGGGTGAACCTTCGGGGCTTCTATTAGATGGACTAGTGTTCCAAATTAATGTTAAGGTGATGTTGAGCCATAGTTTGATCAATCCTCAACATATCACCAAGGGTCCAAGCGAAGACCTCTGCATTGTGGCATAGAAATTAATGAGCTTGATTTTCTTCTCTTTGGGAAGGGTTAAATAAATCTTAGTAGTTCAGTCCAACCCAGAAAAGTCCAATAAAATCTCCACAAGTGACTCCTCAACTTTTGGATGAGTGACTTGAGGAGCTACTTCTTTTGAGTCCAATTGTTGGATGGAGAGATAACTTCCAATTGTTGGATGGAGAGAGAAGTTATCTTCAAAAGTGAAGCTGATTTAAGGTAGCATTGTTGGAACTCATGCTAGTCACTCTTGAGCTCTGCTACCCCTGCACTAATCGAGAACTTCAGGGTCACATAGTAGGTTAAAACGATCATGCATAAATGATTGAGGGTTGGGCGGCCAATGATAGTGTTATAAGCAAACAAGATGTTCACTATCAGAAACTTAGTCATGACCGTCTTTAAACAGTCACTTGATCTAAAAGTGATATATAAGTTTGTCATCCCTAAGAGGGTGATCGAATCTCGTGAAGCTAATAAGTGTGGAAAAGATGAGCTATAGGTCCTTTGTACTTAATCCAATTTTTTAAAACACTTTATAGTATAAAATGTCGGTAGAACTTCTTGTATCCACCAAGACTCTCTTCACTAATACATTGACAATTCTAAAAGAGATGACTAGAGAATTATCATGGTCTAGATTTAGGTGTTTAGACTCCTCCTCCCTAAATATAATGTGAGAGCCCAGTTAGGTGAAGTCTCTTGGCACGAGGCTCACACACAACCTTTTGTAGGAGGATGAGCTGTTACCTCCTAACACAGGCCCCCACAATTATGTCTACATATCGTTCGATGAGTCCTTGTGGTCTTGAAGATGTCTCCCAAACTCTATGGAGCTAGCAATTGAGATGCCCTTTCTGAATGAACTCATCTATTTGTTGCTTCATGGCAATATTCTATGTCATGCCCATGATCCTGATGGAAGTAGTAGAATTTGGATCAACGTCGCCTAGTGGGGGGAGTCTGAAGAGGTTGAGGTGCACGAAGTAAACCCTTCTCCCTTATTTGCATGAACACCTCAGTGTGAGAAGTGTTCAGTAGGAAAAATTTCTTGTGAGGGGGGAGCCCGATCCCCTCAAGGTTTGTCGTTGCGATGCCATTTTGAATTATTCGACTatgagctttttttttcctctcttgcAACCTTTCTTAGACTCAACTTCTCTTTTCAATAATCATTGACTTCGACACTATATTTTGATTAGTCTCTTATAGCAACTCAAAAATATAGTAGAGGGTTGCATGATGatcgagtagaagacttttgaaggcTGGAGGTGTCGATATAAGTGTTGATCAAGGCGGTTGAACTTGGATCCACCACCAATCTGATTTTATTATTGAAACATTTGGTATAACTATCTAGAGATTCTTTATCCATTTACCTTATGGTTAGTAGAGAGATGGTAGGTTTCTTTGGCAAATTATAGTTGATAAAAGTGAGATCAAACTCCTTGGCTAGTTGCCccaaatgataaaattgattcaCGTGGGAGTTTGAGAATCATTCCCTTGCTACCATTCTAAGAGTTGTCGGAAAGATATGACATAAGAGAAATTGTTGTCCCGAATAATATTATTTGTGACGTAAAAGTTGCTATATACTTGGTGGGGTCATAGCTCAATTGGTAGAGATTTAAGGTTGGCATTTTGAATATACGAGGAATTGATTCCTCCGTAATGTTTTTAACAAATGAGACCTTTCGGTAGCGTTCGGTTTCAGTTTTTTttccctactttttttttttttgatattctcTAACGATATTAGGTGGACCTAGAGAGGAGTGATGTGGAAAGTTATTTTCCTAAGGGAACATAACTCTTCATTAGGGTAGGGGCTAGAGCTGGTGGTGGAGTTGAAGCTAGAAAATGGTCCGCAAAGCTATTGTATTTTTTCTGTTTTGGTTGGGATATTGACATCTCCAAACACTTGTGATTTTGGGACTTTCTAAAACATCAAGTCAAATAATAAAAAACTCATGTAACAAAGTCAAAATTACATGTCGACCGTGGactcgttaaaagatacaacattATAATGTGTGTATGATATGACATAACCAGATCGATCGAAGTTAAGATCGTAAAAGCAACATTCTCTTGCTGAAAGTGAGCAAAACGCATCCTCATACTACATCGATGGAGAAGCCATCTCTCCATATCAATTGCTCGAAGATGACGCTGCATTCACTTGAACTAATCAGCACTCAGAAGCCACTCGGCACTTGGAATGCAAAATactcaaatcaattttatttttattttctttgagatGGTTTGCATGAGAAATATTTTATTCAGATTCACAGTACAATTTGGGTCTCCTTAACTATGAATTGTTTCTTCTTCTACGTCCTAATAGCTTCCACCCTGGGCACACGCACCGGGAACTCATGAATCTCCTCCATCCACGGATTCTTCTCCTTGGCCGGATTGATGGTCCTCAATGCACGCCACACCGCGCTGTTACACTTGAACCCCGAGCCGAAGGCGATCTGCCATGTCCGGTCTCCTTTCTTTATCCTCCCTTTGGCCTCCGAGTAAGCCAGCTCGTACCACAGCGAGCTGCTCGACGTGTTGCCGAACCGGTACAGCGTCATCCTCGACGGTTCCATGTGCCGGTCCGTCAACTCCAGACTCTTCTCCACCTCGTCCAGCACCGCCCTCCCTCCCGCGTGCACGCAGAAGTGTTCGAACGCGAGCTTAAAGTCCGGAATGTACGAAGGGATCCTCATCCTCAATGCACGTCTCGCCACCAGATTGAAGACGAAGAGTAGCTGCTCCGACAACGGCAGGACCAGCGGCCCGAGGGCGGTGATGTTGGCCTTCAGAGCATCGCCGGCCACCTTCATGAGGTCCTTGGAGAGCGCGACGCCGACTTTGCCCTCGTCGTCCTCGTGCTGGAAGACGCAGTTGTAGGAGCTTTCGTCCGCGCCTTTGTGGGTGCGGACGGTGTGTATGAGCTGGTACTTGGAGCGGCGGTGGCGGGCGCTGCGGTTGGTGAGGAGGACGGCGGCGCAGCCGACGCGGAACAGGCAGTTGGGCACGAGCATGGAGCGATTGTTCCCGAAGTACCAGTTGAGGGTGATGTTCTCCGTGCTCACGACCAAGGCGTTGGAATTCCTGTGTACCTGTTGGATTCGGATGCGCATATTAGCTCTGCAAGCTGCGAATTCAGAGGAGCTCAGCAGAGTCGGGAGACTAACTAAACCTGGAGGAGTTGCTTCGCGAGATCTATGGAGATGAGTCCTGCGCTGCAACCCATCCCACCGAGGTTGTAGCTTTGGATGTTGCCCCTGAGCTTGTAGTGGTTGACCACCATGGCGGATAGGGAGGGCGTGGGATTGAAGAGGCTGCAATTCACGATCAGGATGTCGATGTCCTTCGCCTTCACGCCGGTCTTCTGCAGCAGCTCGTCGATGGCCCCGAACATCACCATCTCGGCCTCCTTCCTCGCCTCCGCCATGCACAGCTTGGGCGGCGTCTCGAACATCGCCTCCGGGAAGTACGTCGACTGCCCCAGCCCCGACCTCTCCAGTATCTTCTTCTGGAACGCCAGGTTGTCGTCGGTGAAGATGCCGGTGCGCGCCGAGTGCTCCACGAAGAACTCGCGGGTGCACTTGAGGGCGCAGCTGGGCTTGTAGCACGCGAAGTCGACGAGGTAGACAGGGCGGGGCCGCTTCATGAAGAGGAGGGTGGCGAGGAACACCATAAGGGCGTAGCAGAGGACGAGGGTCGCCGGGTTGCTCCGAAGGGAGTCCCGGAGCAGGAGCAGGTCACCGAAGGTGAGGCTGGCGAGGCGTGTGGAGACGACGGCGAGGGCGGGGAGCAGGAGAAGATACAGGGAGTAGGAGATGAGGTAATGGTATCCCAGCTTGACGAGCTTGAGATTGACGGTGTGCTGCAGGGGACCTGCTGAGACTTGTGGGGAGTCGGAGTTTTCGCCCGACATGACTGCAAATTTTGCCCAGCTCGGCAGAAGCGCAAATAGCAGATCAGGTTTGAGGTAGAAGAAGAGTCTAGGAGGAGAAGCTTTGATGGGAGGTGGGGAATGGAATGCCACTGCAAACGATATGGCTTGAGAGATttaaagcagagagagagagaaggttagAGGATGCAACTGCCCCAGCGACTTACTTGCATTCAACCATGTAGATCTGACGGCTAAAGCTTGGCATTCATTTCCACAGTTGGATGTCGATATAGCGGTCACAAATCGCAATAGTGACAAAAGTACCGCCAGATCATTCAGAGCGGACAAGTTATGGCGGCCACCATTTCTATCTTCAATTTTAAGATAATGAAGTTTCAtctactttaatttatttttttttcttttgaaataaataaataaattatatatatatatatatataaatatatatatatatatatatatatatatcaaaagtaATCCGTCACATAAAGCTTTTAACATAACATATCTCAAACATTGATcggataatattatatatatatatatataatcattagaCACTCATGTTAAAAATTTTACTTACATAAAAATGCTCAACAAGCTTATCACATTTTGATCTCAAAGCTGCACATATTGGTTGGATCAGGTAAAATTAGAAAACTTAATGATACATCTTAGTCTAATTTTGATGGTTTATATGTTACACCAAGACAAATTATAGAAACTAATTAACCAGaaattcaatcaaaatcattgtaCTCAAAAGAAATTTTCAACAATTTCACACtgcctttttcttcctttttataaTAATAGAGGGTTTGTTTCTCTGGAAAAAATAGTCCTTGATTTAACCATACAACACAACAACAAGATTGCAACAATACACAACAATAAGATCATTCCTTAACGACCATATGTTTACTAGTAAACTCGATCCCTTTCTTCCATTATTCGATCGGAGCGTTGGAGGTCGCCAAGAATTGAAGCATACAAGCTATGTGGAGAAGGCGTGCATGCAGGGGATTAAGCTGGCTTCTCTTGCCTTCCTCTCAGAATTGGTTGGTTGGGTGGTTGTTCTCCCCCAACAACACTTTCTATTGGCCTCACCGTGTCTGAATCATTTCTCTTGCTGCTCCAACCCATTCCAGTTTTGTATGCTGGCAATGTATTTCTTGGTTGGTAGAGTGTTCTTTGACACACATGCTGTGCATTTCCCTGGAAACAATTATAATCTTTTGTAAATTGATAGTTATAGGCAAAAACAGATACTGTAGGTACAACTGTTGGGATACTTGCATGTATAATTGCTACCTAACTATAACTAAGTTAGAGCAGAGATGACTAATGGTCAAGGACAAGGCAATATATGATAGAAAAAGAGGTATTGTAAGCCCAGCAGCATAAGAGTTTAGTTGCATGTACACATGCCGCAAATGACTTGCATGCCATAATCAAGCATTTACACATGGACTAAAAGACTGCCAAGAACTCCCAAAATGAACCAAGAACTGAAAGTGACAAGTGTCATGAGATATGATTCACGTTGGGCATCCTACCTTTCTGATCAACTAAGTCCTTTCTTGTGATAATTGTGTGATCGATGTGTTTAACAGAGTCATTGAAGAGGTTTTTGACATCCAACATATA from Musa acuminata AAA Group cultivar baxijiao chromosome BXJ1-3, Cavendish_Baxijiao_AAA, whole genome shotgun sequence encodes the following:
- the LOC135624783 gene encoding 3-ketoacyl-CoA synthase 20-like produces the protein MSGENSDSPQVSAGPLQHTVNLKLVKLGYHYLISYSLYLLLLPALAVVSTRLASLTFGDLLLLRDSLRSNPATLVLCYALMVFLATLLFMKRPRPVYLVDFACYKPSCALKCTREFFVEHSARTGIFTDDNLAFQKKILERSGLGQSTYFPEAMFETPPKLCMAEARKEAEMVMFGAIDELLQKTGVKAKDIDILIVNCSLFNPTPSLSAMVVNHYKLRGNIQSYNLGGMGCSAGLISIDLAKQLLQVHRNSNALVVSTENITLNWYFGNNRSMLVPNCLFRVGCAAVLLTNRSARHRRSKYQLIHTVRTHKGADESSYNCVFQHEDDEGKVGVALSKDLMKVAGDALKANITALGPLVLPLSEQLLFVFNLVARRALRMRIPSYIPDFKLAFEHFCVHAGGRAVLDEVEKSLELTDRHMEPSRMTLYRFGNTSSSSLWYELAYSEAKGRIKKGDRTWQIAFGSGFKCNSAVWRALRTINPAKEKNPWMEEIHEFPVRVPRVEAIRT